The DNA window ATGGTTGCTCGACTTGAACTCGAatcaattcatcatcatcaactcatTCAATACAAtaacatctcatctcatcccacAATCACTCACTCTCGgcctctcatctcatctcatctcacatCTCACAACAATCCATATCACATCTTCACACCTTCAAAATGATCAAGGACAACGCCCCCACGATGCCCAACTGGAAGCGCCTCAATGTTGGTGTCATCGGCGGTGGCATCGGTGGCATGTCAGTAGCCATCGCTCTCCGCCGCGCAGGCCACGACGTCACCATCTACGAGCGCTCAGACTTTGCCGGTGAAGTCGGCGCCTCAGTATCCTGCGCCGCCAACGGAACCCGCTGGCTGCACGAGTGGGACGTCGACGTCGCCAAGGGTGACCCCGTcgttctcaagaagctcatcaaccgcGACTGGAAGACCGGCGAGCCTGTCAGTGTGTACGATCTCGATGACTACGAGAAGCGATGGGGTTTCGTGTACAACATGTTCCACAGGCAATACATGCACGCTATGCTCAAGGATACTGCTATGGGCGAGGGAGAGGGTACCCCTGCTAAGCTACTGGTCAACCACAAGTGCTCCGCTATCGACTTCCCCACAGGCACTATCACTTTTGAGAATGGTGTCACTGCCAAGCACGATCTTATCATTGGTGCTGATGGTATTGGCTCTGCTGTACGAAAGATCCTCGGCATCAACCCTGAGAAGAAGCCCTCTGACCAGAGCTGCCTCCACTGCAACGTCACAACCgaagaggctgtcaaggctggtcTCGTCGACTACTCACAAAACAGTGCTCTCGAGTACTGGGGCGGTCAAGAAGGAAAGTGGGACAAGATCGTCCTCTCTCCTTGCAACGGTGGCAAG is part of the Fusarium fujikuroi IMI 58289 draft genome, chromosome FFUJ_chr07 genome and encodes:
- a CDS encoding related to salicylate 1-monooxygenase, encoding MIKDNAPTMPNWKRLNVGVIGGGIGGMSVAIALRRAGHDVTIYERSDFAGEVGASVSCAANGTRWLHEWDVDVAKGDPVVLKKLINRDWKTGEPVSVYDLDDYEKRWGFVYNMFHRQYMHAMLKDTAMGEGEGTPAKLLVNHKCSAIDFPTGTITFENGVTAKHDLIIGADGIGSAVRKILGINPEKKPSDQSCLHCNVTTEEAVKAGLVDYSQNSALEYWGGQEGKWDKIVLSPCNGGKLLSYYCFFPREQGDYTTQAWGSEDLPTEDLLKPYPELDRQVFGHLAIGKEIQPWRLWVHQPYPYIAKENVCLLGDAGHPMMPHQSQGACMAIEDAAALGILFSKRYFNGDVKQALSVYDKVRLPRATRVQAAAAKAAYNINERIGFSVNKDISTYKVENEKEVLTIEEMNTYDMYKDIEEKLAKAQGEKYAGGFLNGLPLGLELPNGVIVGA